In Priestia megaterium NBRC 15308 = ATCC 14581, the following proteins share a genomic window:
- a CDS encoding diaminopimelate epimerase, producing MEEYSFRFHITDSYPLQNENDKIEAVVRTKIKHADRGCLYEGYLRVHITNIGVFPVAKDIAEAIGVRSLRQQLAAELKRYVRPHRNFL from the coding sequence ATGGAGGAATATTCTTTTCGTTTTCATATTACAGACTCTTACCCTTTGCAAAATGAAAACGATAAAATAGAAGCTGTTGTACGCACCAAAATCAAGCATGCGGACCGAGGATGCTTGTATGAGGGTTACCTTCGTGTTCATATCACTAATATTGGGGTATTTCCTGTAGCAAAAGATATTGCTGAAGCGATTGGCGTTCGTTCGCTTCGTCAGCAGTTAGCGGCCGAATTAAAAAGATACGTACGGCCGCACCGCAATTTTTTATAA
- the folD gene encoding bifunctional methylenetetrahydrofolate dehydrogenase/methenyltetrahydrofolate cyclohydrolase FolD, whose amino-acid sequence MTAKVIKGKEVAQELRAALKEEVAQLKTKGIVPGLTVILVGENPASQSYVKAKAKACEEIGVASEIIKRDVSITEEELLNEIHHLNGNPSVHGILIQLPLPKHIDEKAVLNAVSPKKDVDGFHPVSVGNMVIGDECYLPCTPHGIVELIKRSGEEISGKHAVVIGRSNIVGKPVSMLLLQESATVTIAHSRTKDLSALTKQADILVSAVGQPRLIKADDIKPGAIVIDVGNTMENGKLVGDVDYEAALEVAGYITPVPGGVGPMTITMLLKNTVDAAKTINNVK is encoded by the coding sequence ATGACAGCGAAAGTAATTAAAGGAAAAGAAGTAGCGCAAGAACTGCGCGCCGCATTAAAAGAAGAGGTAGCTCAATTAAAAACAAAAGGTATCGTTCCTGGTTTAACCGTGATTTTAGTAGGAGAAAATCCTGCTTCGCAATCATATGTAAAAGCAAAAGCAAAGGCTTGTGAAGAAATCGGTGTTGCGTCTGAAATTATCAAACGTGACGTATCGATTACTGAAGAAGAGCTTTTAAACGAAATCCATCACTTGAATGGAAATCCATCTGTTCATGGTATTCTTATTCAACTTCCATTACCAAAACATATTGATGAAAAAGCAGTATTAAATGCTGTATCTCCTAAAAAAGATGTAGATGGCTTCCACCCAGTAAGCGTAGGGAATATGGTTATTGGCGATGAGTGCTATTTACCATGTACACCACACGGTATCGTTGAGTTAATTAAACGTTCAGGTGAAGAAATTTCAGGTAAACATGCGGTAGTAATTGGACGAAGCAATATTGTTGGTAAACCAGTATCCATGCTGTTACTTCAAGAAAGTGCAACGGTAACAATTGCTCACTCTCGCACAAAAGATTTATCTGCTTTAACAAAACAAGCTGATATTCTTGTGTCAGCTGTAGGACAACCTAGACTTATCAAAGCAGATGATATTAAGCCGGGTGCCATTGTAATTGATGTAGGTAACACAATGGAAAATGGTAAACTCGTTGGTGATGTTGATTACGAAGCGGCTTTAGAAGTTGCAGGTTATATCACACCAGTACCAGGGGGAGTTGGTCCGATGACCATCACAATGTTATTAAAAAATACGGTAGACGCTGCTAAAACAATTAACAACGTAAAATAA
- the gltD gene encoding glutamate synthase small subunit, with protein MGKPTGFMEIKREKGKERDPLKRLGDWKEYAAPLSDEALSRQGARCMDCGTPFCHMGMDINAFTSGCPIYNLIPEWNDLVYKGRWKEALERLMKTNNFPEFTGRVCPAPCEGSCTLAISDPAVSIKNIERAIIDKGFENGWITPRIPEKRTGKKIAVIGSGPAGLASADQLNQAGHSVTVYERADRAGGLLTYGIPNMKLDKEVVERRVRLLTQEGIDFVTNTEVGKDITAEELKEQYDAVILCTGAQKQRDLVLEGREAKGVHFAMDYLTTSTKSLLDSNFKDGQFIDAEGKDVIVIGGGDTGADCVATALRQKCRSVVQFGKHPQLPAERTADNMWPEYPHVFNLEYAYEEAQAKFGDDPREYSIQTKKIVADEQGNLKELHTVQMEKVKGENGQYIFTEIPGTEKVWPAQLVFIAIGFEGPEHPVLSAFGVETKNRRVDAAYGNYKTNVEGVFAAGDARRGQSLIVWAIHEGREVAKQVDSHLMGATVLP; from the coding sequence ATGGGAAAACCAACAGGATTTATGGAAATCAAACGTGAAAAAGGGAAGGAACGTGACCCGTTAAAACGTTTAGGTGATTGGAAAGAGTATGCTGCTCCTTTATCTGATGAAGCGCTAAGCCGTCAAGGGGCACGATGTATGGATTGTGGCACACCTTTTTGCCACATGGGAATGGATATTAATGCTTTTACTTCTGGATGTCCAATCTATAACTTAATTCCAGAGTGGAATGATTTAGTTTATAAAGGACGCTGGAAAGAAGCTTTAGAGCGTTTAATGAAAACGAACAACTTCCCGGAGTTTACAGGACGAGTTTGTCCTGCTCCGTGTGAAGGTTCTTGTACGCTTGCTATTTCAGATCCAGCCGTTTCGATTAAGAATATCGAACGCGCTATTATTGATAAAGGCTTTGAGAATGGGTGGATTACTCCGCGTATTCCGGAGAAGAGAACAGGCAAAAAAATTGCTGTTATTGGCTCTGGGCCAGCAGGCTTAGCAAGCGCAGATCAGCTGAACCAAGCGGGTCATTCAGTAACGGTATATGAAAGAGCAGATCGTGCTGGCGGTTTATTAACATATGGAATCCCGAATATGAAGCTAGATAAAGAAGTAGTGGAAAGACGTGTTCGCTTATTGACGCAAGAAGGTATTGATTTTGTAACGAATACGGAAGTTGGAAAAGACATTACTGCTGAAGAGTTAAAAGAACAATATGATGCTGTAATTTTGTGTACAGGGGCTCAGAAGCAAAGAGATCTAGTACTAGAAGGTCGTGAAGCAAAAGGAGTTCACTTTGCAATGGACTACTTAACAACTTCAACAAAAAGCCTTTTAGACTCTAACTTCAAAGATGGTCAATTTATTGATGCTGAAGGAAAAGACGTTATTGTTATTGGAGGAGGAGACACTGGAGCTGACTGTGTAGCTACTGCTCTTCGTCAAAAATGCCGCAGCGTTGTTCAGTTTGGTAAACATCCTCAGCTTCCTGCTGAGCGTACGGCAGATAATATGTGGCCTGAATATCCACATGTATTTAATCTTGAATATGCTTATGAAGAAGCACAGGCGAAATTTGGGGACGATCCACGTGAATATTCAATTCAAACGAAAAAAATCGTGGCAGATGAGCAAGGCAATCTAAAGGAACTTCATACGGTGCAAATGGAAAAGGTAAAAGGTGAAAATGGACAGTACATCTTTACCGAAATTCCAGGAACAGAAAAAGTATGGCCAGCTCAGCTTGTCTTTATTGCGATTGGGTTTGAAGGTCCAGAGCATCCGGTTCTATCAGCGTTTGGTGTTGAAACGAAAAATCGTCGCGTAGATGCAGCGTATGGAAATTACAAAACAAATGTTGAAGGTGTTTTTGCTGCTGGTGACGCTCGTCGTGGGCAAAGTTTAATCGTATGGGCTATTCATGAAGGTCGTGAAGTAGCTAAACAAGTTGATAGCCATCTAATGGGAGCAACTGTATTACCATAA
- a CDS encoding staygreen family protein, with protein MSSFNSSKLSTTLIPPATSSYPVSGRKYTLTHSDTTGQLFLSIGCSYNNKAIDKNMRDEVLAALHVTDRQAVIQGEVFVSGGEFSREQAQLRYQIFRRELPLALEAIFYGDQAFFQHYPDLLNTPIYIYFISTYQEFRGWSYYQTPKFYLKQTCSS; from the coding sequence ATGAGTTCGTTTAATTCTTCAAAACTTTCTACGACTCTTATTCCACCTGCTACTTCCTCCTATCCGGTTTCCGGAAGAAAATATACTCTTACTCATTCTGATACAACCGGTCAGCTTTTTTTAAGCATCGGATGCTCATATAACAACAAGGCGATAGATAAAAATATGCGTGATGAAGTACTAGCTGCTCTTCACGTAACAGACCGACAAGCAGTTATTCAAGGCGAAGTTTTTGTTAGCGGAGGCGAGTTCAGCCGCGAGCAAGCGCAGCTTCGTTATCAGATTTTCCGTCGTGAACTCCCCCTTGCTTTAGAAGCAATATTTTACGGAGACCAAGCGTTTTTTCAACATTATCCCGACTTGCTAAATACACCGATTTACATTTATTTTATATCGACTTATCAAGAGTTTAGAGGATGGTCCTATTATCAAACTCCTAAATTTTATTTAAAACAAACATGCAGCAGCTAG
- a CDS encoding tannase/feruloyl esterase family alpha/beta hydrolase: MNITTFDGKYGNWLTTKNPLQFQAATAYGNIGLAPIYWGTKEEKNGWYYMYQPEEITGVQVEGEVDGGKFLIRIPDDWNGKLVMSGVPATRDEKSTDLLFSDYVLAKGFAFAASDKGTQGEEVIDDPFAKAKNALVKEEDSIRKWHIQYREVAKIAQRFLFENYRHKLQKEVTEYFDIKTYALGISNGGYVVRYALENDGKNGEPQLFNGGVEWEGVMWRADHDNLITSLTPVVNHAEEALYTVGESQKEALHRLYQAGLPKGSEFLWPYHDQYYWFLTLNIYRDEFDSQAPESIPWQKYLTLFENGVRDRSLDSIFEKYDYQERPQDVKQRVREIENTGDISVPLISITGSLDALIFPDIHAYPYEQLVKDSGKQHLHRHYVIENGNHIDSLVWNHQIDPDRKLQPLLPYVYQGFELLCDWVENFEEPPKNKKISAPLKEMHVKDLKTEEDVLPLTTKKSISTEK; the protein is encoded by the coding sequence TTGAATATCACAACGTTTGACGGTAAGTATGGAAACTGGCTAACGACTAAAAATCCTCTTCAATTTCAAGCAGCGACTGCCTATGGGAACATTGGGCTGGCTCCTATCTATTGGGGAACAAAAGAAGAAAAAAATGGATGGTATTACATGTATCAGCCTGAAGAAATAACGGGCGTTCAAGTAGAAGGTGAAGTTGATGGTGGTAAATTTCTCATTCGAATTCCTGATGATTGGAATGGAAAGTTAGTTATGTCAGGAGTCCCAGCTACCCGAGATGAGAAATCAACGGATTTACTATTCAGCGACTATGTGTTGGCAAAAGGGTTTGCGTTTGCTGCTTCTGATAAAGGAACTCAGGGAGAAGAAGTGATAGATGATCCATTTGCTAAAGCAAAGAACGCTCTAGTGAAAGAAGAAGACTCCATTAGAAAATGGCATATTCAATACCGAGAAGTGGCAAAAATAGCTCAGAGATTTTTGTTTGAAAATTATCGTCACAAACTTCAAAAAGAAGTGACAGAATATTTCGATATAAAAACGTATGCGTTAGGTATTTCTAACGGGGGTTATGTTGTTCGCTATGCTTTGGAAAACGATGGAAAAAATGGAGAGCCTCAGCTTTTTAATGGAGGCGTTGAATGGGAAGGGGTTATGTGGCGAGCTGATCACGATAACTTGATTACTTCCTTAACACCTGTTGTAAATCATGCCGAAGAAGCACTGTACACCGTAGGTGAATCGCAAAAAGAAGCTTTGCACCGTTTGTATCAAGCAGGGTTGCCAAAAGGATCTGAGTTTTTATGGCCATATCATGACCAGTATTATTGGTTTTTAACGCTTAATATATATAGAGATGAGTTTGACAGTCAAGCACCTGAAAGCATTCCATGGCAAAAATACTTGACTCTTTTTGAAAACGGAGTTAGAGATCGTTCGTTAGATTCTATTTTTGAAAAGTATGATTATCAAGAAAGACCGCAAGATGTAAAGCAAAGAGTTCGTGAAATTGAAAATACAGGTGATATTTCCGTTCCGTTGATAAGTATTACAGGGTCGTTAGATGCTCTTATTTTTCCGGATATTCATGCTTATCCTTATGAACAACTGGTAAAAGATTCTGGTAAGCAACACCTTCATCGTCACTATGTAATTGAAAATGGCAACCACATTGATAGCTTAGTATGGAATCATCAAATTGACCCAGATCGAAAGCTTCAGCCTCTCCTCCCTTATGTGTATCAAGGATTTGAACTGCTATGTGATTGGGTGGAGAATTTTGAAGAACCTCCGAAAAATAAGAAAATAAGTGCGCCTCTCAAGGAAATGCATGTAAAAGATCTAAAAACAGAGGAAGACGTGCTGCCGTTGACTACAAAGAAAAGCATATCAACAGAAAAATAA
- the gltB gene encoding glutamate synthase large subunit, with the protein MTYNQMPKAQGLYRPEFEHDACGIGLYAQLKGVASHDIVKKGLNMLCQLDHRGGQGSDPLTGDGAGLMVQIPHAFFKKTCGELNLPEKGRYGVGMIFFSNNEDERREIEAYINKLIEEEGQTLLGWRTVPVNVGKIGKVAKESCPYVRQVFIGANDSIQDDLAFERKLYVIRKQAENWAQARQNRFYFTSLSSRTIVYKGLLTPEQVDAFYLDLQDEDFTSAFALVHSRFSTNTFPSWERAHPNRYLIHNGEINTLRGNQNWMRAREQQFVSDAFGKDLPKVLPILDAEGSDSSMLDNALEFFVLAGRKPAHAAMMLIPEPWSENPHMSKEKRAFYEYHSALMEPWDGPTAISFTDGKQIGAILDRNGLRPARYYVTKDDYIILSSEVGVIDVEDENVLYKDRLSPGKMLLIDLEEGRIISDEEIKSEMAQAEPYQEWLDEQLVTLPEVQGEKSEYFDDLVIRQKSFGYTYEDIHKYLVPVITEGKDPLGSMGNDTPLAVLSDLPQSLFNYFKQLFAQVTNPPIDAIREQLVTSTMTLLGAEGNLLHPTKENIHRIQLETPVLTNDQTDQLKSAIHPDFKSAVISAVFTNDLKADLDRVFAEAEAAINAGASILVLTDREAGAQSVAIPALLAVSGLHQHLVRKGNRTKASIVVETGEAREVHHFAALIGYGADAINPYLTFATYQNEINAGTLNVSYDYAVEKYVKAVTEGVVKVMSKMGISTVQSYRGAQIFEAVGISAEVIEQYFTGTASQLGGIGLDVIAKEAKTRHDNAYVETIEQTLESGSDFQWRHTGEHHAFNPKTIHTLQWACRKGDYSLFKKFSESANEERIGFLRNLFSFNGSRSSISIDEVESVDSIVKRFKSGAMSFGSLSQEAHETLAIAMNRLGARSNSGEGGEHPSRYTLDENGDNRRSAIKQIASGRFGVKSHYLVNADELQIKMAQGAKPGEGGQLPGNKVYPWVADVRGSTPGVGLISPPPHHDIYSIEDLAQLIHDLKNINRDARISVKLVSKAGVGTIAAGVAKGVADVIVISGYDGGTGASPKTSIKHTGLPWELGLAEAHQTLMLNGLREKVVLETDGKLMTGKDVVMAALLGAEEFGFATAPLIVLGCIMMRACHLDTCPVGVATQNPELRKKFLGEADHIVNYMKFVAQEVREIMAELGFKTVDEMVGRTDVLSVSERAKNHWKAQHLDLTTLLYQAEGVRTFKTPQNHKIDESLDMQKILPAVQQAIEHKYQVELELPISNINRVAGTIVGSEVTKRYGEKGLPEDTITLRFTGSAGQSFGAFVPKGMSMYLTGDANDYIGKGLSGGKIIVAPPKETTAVSGENVIVGNVAFYGATSGEAYVSGLAGERFAVRNSGVNVVVEGIGDHGCEYMTGGRVVVLGDVGKNFGAGMSGGIAYVFADDQEAFKNLCNKDMIGFEGLKGEEAEEVKEMVSNHLKYTNSHKAAFVLENWEQSLSKFVKVIPNDYKRMMNRIEEQKAAGLTEEEAAMSAFEENAKQEKKASAKQQEAVAQ; encoded by the coding sequence ATGACATACAATCAAATGCCAAAAGCTCAAGGTCTCTACCGTCCTGAATTTGAGCACGATGCATGTGGAATCGGACTATACGCTCAATTGAAAGGCGTAGCGTCACATGATATCGTTAAAAAAGGACTAAATATGCTTTGCCAGCTTGACCATCGAGGCGGACAGGGAAGCGATCCGCTAACAGGAGATGGAGCTGGATTAATGGTACAAATTCCACACGCGTTCTTTAAAAAGACATGCGGTGAATTGAACTTGCCAGAAAAAGGTCGTTATGGAGTTGGAATGATCTTTTTCTCAAATAACGAAGACGAGCGTCGAGAAATCGAAGCTTATATTAATAAATTAATTGAAGAAGAGGGACAAACGTTACTAGGTTGGAGAACTGTACCTGTAAATGTCGGAAAAATCGGAAAAGTTGCAAAAGAAAGCTGTCCGTACGTACGACAAGTATTTATTGGGGCAAATGACAGTATTCAAGATGACTTAGCGTTTGAACGCAAGCTATATGTTATTCGTAAGCAAGCGGAAAATTGGGCGCAGGCGCGTCAAAACCGTTTTTATTTTACGAGTCTTTCAAGTAGAACAATTGTGTACAAAGGGTTATTAACGCCTGAACAAGTTGATGCTTTTTATCTTGACCTACAAGATGAAGATTTTACTTCAGCGTTCGCTTTAGTGCATTCTCGCTTTAGCACAAACACGTTCCCAAGCTGGGAAAGAGCACATCCAAACCGTTATTTAATTCATAACGGTGAAATCAATACGCTTCGCGGTAATCAAAACTGGATGAGAGCACGTGAACAACAGTTTGTTTCGGACGCATTTGGTAAGGATTTGCCGAAGGTTCTTCCGATTTTAGATGCTGAAGGAAGCGACTCCTCCATGTTAGATAATGCGCTAGAGTTCTTTGTATTGGCCGGCCGTAAGCCAGCGCATGCAGCGATGATGCTTATTCCAGAGCCTTGGTCTGAGAATCCGCACATGTCAAAAGAAAAACGTGCTTTCTATGAGTATCATAGCGCATTAATGGAGCCATGGGATGGTCCGACTGCTATTTCGTTTACGGATGGAAAGCAAATCGGTGCTATTTTAGACCGTAACGGTCTACGTCCAGCTCGCTACTATGTTACAAAAGATGATTACATCATACTTTCATCAGAAGTAGGCGTCATTGATGTTGAAGATGAAAATGTATTATATAAAGATCGTTTAAGCCCAGGTAAAATGCTTCTAATCGATTTAGAGGAGGGCCGAATTATTTCAGACGAAGAAATTAAATCTGAAATGGCACAGGCTGAGCCTTATCAAGAGTGGTTAGATGAACAGCTGGTAACGTTGCCAGAAGTACAAGGAGAAAAATCTGAATACTTCGATGATTTGGTCATCCGCCAGAAGTCATTTGGCTACACGTATGAAGATATTCATAAATATTTAGTTCCAGTTATTACAGAAGGAAAAGATCCGCTTGGTTCAATGGGTAACGATACTCCATTAGCCGTGTTGTCTGATCTTCCTCAATCGCTGTTCAATTACTTTAAGCAGCTATTTGCTCAAGTAACGAATCCACCGATTGATGCTATTCGTGAACAGTTGGTTACATCGACAATGACATTGCTTGGTGCAGAAGGGAATTTACTGCATCCAACCAAAGAAAACATTCATCGAATTCAGCTTGAGACGCCGGTTTTAACAAACGATCAAACTGATCAGCTGAAGTCTGCCATTCATCCGGATTTCAAAAGTGCCGTTATATCTGCTGTATTTACAAATGATTTAAAAGCAGATCTTGATCGCGTATTTGCTGAAGCTGAAGCGGCAATTAACGCAGGTGCTAGCATCCTTGTTCTGACAGACCGTGAAGCGGGAGCTCAATCCGTAGCTATTCCAGCTTTATTAGCGGTCAGCGGGCTGCACCAGCACCTAGTGCGAAAAGGAAACCGTACAAAGGCGAGCATTGTAGTGGAAACGGGAGAAGCGCGTGAAGTGCACCATTTTGCAGCGCTGATTGGTTACGGCGCAGACGCAATTAATCCATATCTTACTTTTGCAACATATCAAAATGAAATTAACGCAGGTACGTTAAACGTATCGTATGATTATGCTGTTGAGAAATACGTAAAAGCCGTTACTGAAGGTGTCGTAAAAGTAATGTCTAAAATGGGTATTTCAACGGTGCAAAGTTATCGGGGCGCACAAATTTTTGAAGCAGTTGGAATCAGTGCAGAGGTTATCGAGCAATATTTTACAGGTACTGCCTCGCAGCTTGGCGGTATCGGTTTAGATGTTATCGCAAAAGAAGCAAAAACGCGTCATGACAATGCTTATGTTGAAACAATTGAGCAAACGTTAGAATCAGGAAGTGACTTCCAGTGGAGACACACGGGCGAGCATCATGCGTTTAATCCAAAAACAATTCACACGCTGCAATGGGCTTGCCGTAAGGGAGATTACAGCTTATTTAAAAAATTCTCTGAATCGGCTAATGAAGAACGCATCGGTTTCTTGCGCAATCTGTTCTCGTTTAATGGATCGCGTTCATCTATCTCCATTGATGAAGTGGAATCAGTTGATTCGATTGTAAAACGTTTTAAATCAGGTGCTATGTCGTTTGGATCTTTAAGTCAAGAAGCTCATGAAACATTAGCGATTGCGATGAACCGTTTAGGGGCACGCAGCAACAGTGGAGAAGGCGGCGAGCATCCTAGCCGCTACACTCTGGATGAGAATGGAGATAATCGCCGCAGTGCGATTAAACAAATCGCTTCTGGGCGTTTTGGGGTGAAAAGTCACTACCTTGTGAATGCAGATGAGCTTCAAATTAAAATGGCACAAGGTGCAAAACCTGGAGAAGGTGGTCAGCTTCCAGGAAACAAAGTATATCCATGGGTAGCAGATGTGCGTGGATCAACGCCAGGAGTAGGCTTAATTTCACCTCCTCCACACCACGATATTTATTCGATTGAAGATTTAGCGCAGCTTATTCACGACTTGAAAAATATAAACCGTGATGCACGAATCAGCGTCAAGCTCGTTTCAAAAGCAGGTGTAGGAACGATTGCTGCCGGAGTAGCAAAAGGAGTAGCGGATGTTATTGTCATTAGCGGTTACGACGGAGGTACGGGAGCATCTCCAAAAACAAGTATTAAACATACTGGACTACCGTGGGAACTTGGCTTAGCAGAAGCTCATCAAACACTTATGTTAAATGGTCTTCGTGAAAAAGTAGTGCTTGAAACAGACGGGAAATTAATGACGGGTAAAGATGTAGTCATGGCAGCACTTCTAGGAGCAGAAGAGTTTGGTTTTGCTACGGCGCCTTTAATTGTTTTAGGCTGTATCATGATGCGTGCGTGTCACTTAGATACATGCCCAGTTGGAGTGGCGACGCAAAATCCAGAGCTTCGTAAAAAGTTCCTCGGAGAAGCGGACCACATCGTTAACTATATGAAATTTGTTGCACAAGAAGTGCGCGAAATTATGGCTGAACTTGGATTTAAAACAGTGGATGAAATGGTTGGACGTACAGACGTATTAAGCGTTAGCGAACGTGCAAAAAATCACTGGAAGGCTCAGCACTTAGACTTAACAACTCTTTTATATCAAGCTGAAGGTGTACGTACCTTTAAAACACCTCAAAATCATAAAATTGACGAATCTCTTGATATGCAAAAGATTTTGCCTGCGGTACAGCAAGCAATCGAGCATAAGTATCAAGTCGAGTTAGAACTTCCAATTTCTAATATTAACCGTGTAGCTGGAACAATTGTGGGAAGTGAAGTTACAAAACGTTACGGTGAGAAAGGTCTGCCAGAAGATACGATTACTCTTCGATTCACTGGCTCAGCAGGACAAAGTTTTGGTGCGTTTGTTCCAAAAGGAATGTCTATGTATCTAACTGGAGATGCAAATGATTATATCGGAAAAGGTTTATCAGGAGGTAAAATCATTGTTGCTCCACCTAAGGAAACAACAGCTGTGTCAGGCGAGAATGTTATCGTTGGGAACGTTGCATTTTACGGTGCAACAAGCGGTGAAGCCTATGTTAGCGGTCTAGCAGGGGAACGTTTTGCAGTTCGTAACAGCGGTGTGAACGTAGTGGTTGAAGGAATTGGCGATCACGGCTGTGAATATATGACTGGCGGACGTGTTGTCGTATTAGGCGATGTAGGTAAAAACTTTGGTGCAGGAATGTCAGGCGGTATTGCTTACGTATTTGCTGATGATCAAGAAGCATTCAAAAACCTTTGCAATAAAGACATGATTGGGTTTGAGGGCTTAAAAGGCGAAGAAGCAGAAGAAGTAAAAGAGATGGTTTCAAATCATCTGAAATATACGAACAGTCATAAAGCAGCATTTGTCTTGGAAAATTGGGAACAATCACTTTCAAAATTTGTAAAAGTGATTCCGAATGATTATAAACGCATGATGAATCGCATTGAAGAGCAAAAGGCAGCTGGACTAACGGAAGAAGAAGCAGCTATGAGTGCGTTTGAGGAAAATGCAAAACAAGAAAAGAAAGCATCGGCAAAACAACAAGAAGCGGTAGCTCAGTAA
- a CDS encoding DUF3298 and DUF4163 domain-containing protein, with amino-acid sequence MVTLPATVYSQQMVKKKLNVYYPVVHLTNQAVQHSMNSKILQRTNELIRQQGYGENPDTEETGYYELKTNERNVLSLTLVNFAYSGGAHGLTVVVPLTFNVLTGKTYQLKDLFKKDSNYVSILSKIVGEQIKERDIMVLGEYKGIKPDQDFYIADKSLVLFYQLYDLAPYVYGIPYFPISIYAIQDIIEDESPLGQMFG; translated from the coding sequence ATGGTTACGTTACCTGCAACCGTATATTCTCAACAAATGGTGAAGAAAAAGTTAAACGTTTACTATCCAGTTGTACATTTGACTAATCAAGCTGTTCAGCACAGCATGAACAGTAAAATTTTGCAGCGCACGAATGAATTAATTCGTCAGCAGGGATATGGAGAAAATCCGGATACAGAAGAAACGGGTTATTATGAGTTGAAAACAAACGAGCGAAATGTGCTCAGCTTAACACTTGTCAATTTTGCTTATTCCGGGGGAGCGCATGGATTGACCGTGGTCGTCCCGTTAACGTTTAATGTGCTGACTGGAAAAACGTATCAACTCAAAGATCTATTTAAAAAAGACAGTAATTACGTGAGCATTCTTTCTAAAATAGTAGGAGAGCAAATAAAAGAGCGCGATATTATGGTTCTTGGAGAATATAAAGGAATTAAACCAGATCAAGATTTTTATATCGCCGATAAATCACTTGTACTCTTTTATCAGCTGTATGACCTGGCTCCTTACGTATATGGAATTCCTTACTTTCCTATTTCTATCTACGCTATTCAAGATATTATTGAAGATGAAAGTCCACTTGGTCAAATGTTTGGATAA